One window from the genome of Solea solea chromosome 2, fSolSol10.1, whole genome shotgun sequence encodes:
- the si:ch211-45c16.2 gene encoding mitogen-activated protein kinase kinase kinase 13 isoform X1 produces MHTHGTMGSSPEVLSWTSCPSLLVGKLKEELKLTVVGDAMKKSNSQPQAPQAPPSNLPPQIITDLAPPTHLPVPLQTLQTPGQDEDSVLGGITPQNIALSVDSTRSEGGHFDNSVLQLQEHDHEEAGSPASCEHCGHGTGMEEHMGEGDCPSDHSGEGRQSHPQHPDDIKLHFQRAGPGSGGFLEGLFGCLRPVWNIIGKTYSTEYKLQQQDMWEVPFEEISELQWLGSGAQGAVFLGKFRSEEVAIKKVREQKETDIKHLRKLKHPNIISFKGVCTQAPCYCIIMEYCAQGQLYEVLRAGRKVTPRLLVDWASGIASGMNYLHLHKIIHRDLKSPNVLVTHCDTVKISDFGTSKELSDKSTKMSFAGTVAWMAPEVIRNEPVSEKVDIWSFGVVLWELLTGEIPYKDVDSSAIIWGVGSNSLHLPVPSTCPDGFKILMKQTWQGKPRNRPSFRQILLHLDIASSDILGAPQETYFKSQAEWREEVKKHFEKIKSEGTCIHRLDEELIRRRRDELRHALDIREHYERKLERANNLYMELSAIMLQLEVREKDLMKREQAVEKKYPGNYKRQLVRPIVRSNAVEKLIKKKGSISHKPGMPNTKRPDLLRSDGISSVDPLPSPSPLSASPKVSTPPGKSRYRSKPRHRRANSKGSHTEFPGVLKPLAGAPEDSRSLQEQLFHHHHHHHHLLPNQGPLLPLKGREEAVVNCANNLRYFGPAAALRSPQTDHLQRLVSGSSPDLISTAVDADTRQRTTTTSSNPVPGAAAGSLCPCCQAHPFPGCLHCQETPPAPNNPELPHYSLLGTQKGTQASLVVPSEDPASKATKKLEPQEASQHTHTLPTALPHILRPLRKGGDESSEEEEGEVDSEVEFPRRPRPHRCMSSFQSYSTFSSENLSVSDGEEGNTSDHSHSGPLERMSASQEEHLDELLSHTPDIPIDISTQSDGLSDKECAVRRVKTQISLGKLCSDEHSYENPLQFGDSDCDTSEAECSDATIRNNKVGPPSSW; encoded by the exons ATGCACACGCACGGCACCATGGGAAGCTCCCCTGAGGTGCTGTCATGGACTTCCTGCCCCAGTCTGCTTGTGGGTAAGCTGAAAGAGGAGCTGAAGCTCACTGTGGTTGGGGACGCCATGAAGAAATCAAACTCCCAACCCCAGGCTCCACAGGCCCCTCCCTCTAATTTACCTCCTCAAATTATCACAGACCTGGCTCCTCCGACGCACTTGCCCGTTCCCCTGCAGACGCTGCAGACTCCTGGCCAGGATGAGGACTCCGTGCTGGGGGGCATTACCCCGCAAAACATAGCACTGAGTGTGGACTCTACACGGAGCGAGGGTGGGCACTTTGACAACAGTGTGCTCCAGCTGCAGGAGCATGACCACGAAGAAGCTGGCTCTCCGGCTTCCTGTGAGCACTGTGGGCATGGTACTGGGATGGAGGAGCACATGGGAGAAGGGGACTGTCCCTCGGACCACAGTGGCGAGGGGAGGCAGAGCCACCCACAGCACCCTGATGACATTAAGCTGCACTTCCAGAGAGCAGGACCTGGGTCCGGGGGCTTCTTAGAGGGGCTCTTCGGCTGTCTTCGGCCAGTCTGGAACATCATCGGGAAAACATACTCAACAGAATACAAGCTACAACAGCAAG ACATGTGGGAGGTACCGTTTGAGGAGATTTCGGAGCTACAGTGGCTCGGCAGTGGAGCGCAAGGAGCGGTCTTCTTGGGTAAATTCCGCTCTGAGGAGGTGGCAATCAAGAAGGTGCGCGAGCAGAAGGAGACTGACATTAAACACCTGCGAAAACTCAAGCATCCCAACATCATCAGCTTTaa GGGAGTGTGCACTCAGGCTCCGTGCTACTGCATCATCATGGAGTACTGTGCCCAGGGCCAGTTGTACGAGGTGCTGAGAGCAGGCAGGAAAGTGACTCCCAGGCTGTTGGTGGACTGGGCCTCAGGCATCGCCAGCGGCATGAACTACCTACACCTGCACAAGATCATCCACAGAGATCTTAAGTCTCCTAA TGTTTTAGTCACCCACTGCGACACTGTGAAAATCTCTGACTTTGGAACATCCAAAGAGCTCAGTGACAAAAGTACAAAGATGTCATTTGCGGGTACGGTGGCCTGGATGGCTCCGGAGGTGATCCGAAATGAGCCTGTGTCAGAGAAGGTGGACATTTG GTCATTTGGAGTTGTGTTGTGGGAACTGCTGACTGGTGAAATTCCCTACAAAGACGTGGACTCCTCTGCCATCATTTGGGGTGTTGGCAGCAACAGTCTTCACCTTCCTGTCCCCTCCACCTGCCCAGATGGTTTCAAAATCCTCATGAAACAAACATG GCAAGGCAAGCCCAGAAACAGGCCTTCATTTCGCCAGATTCTCCTTCACCTGGATATTGCCTCCTCTGATATCCTCGGAGCTCCTCAGGAGACCTACTTCAAGTCTCAG GCAGagtggagggaggaggtgaagaaacaTTTTGAGAAGATCAAGAGTGAAGGCACCTGCATCCACAGACTGGACGAGGAGCTGATTCGACGCAGGAGGGATGAACTCAG GCATGCACTGGACATCAGGGAGCACtatgagaggaaactggagagagCAAACAATCTTTACATGGAGCTCAGTGCCATCATGCTGCAGCTGGAGGTCCGGGAGAAAGATCTAATGAA GAGAGAGCAGGCTGTGGAGAAGAAATATCCCGGTAACTACAAGAGGCAATTGGTGCGACCTATCGTTAGGTCCAATGCTGTAGAGAAGCTCATCAAGAAGAAAGGAAGCATTTCCCACAAACCTGGGATGCCCAACACCAAAAG GCCAGACTTGCTTCGTTCTGATGGCATTTCCAGTGTTGAccctctcccctccccctcaCCACTGTCTGCCAGCCCAAAGGTCTCCACACCTCCTGGTAAATCTCGCTACCGTAGCAAGCCTCGTCATCGCCGCGCCAACAGCAAAGGAAGCCACACTGAGTTCCCTGGCGTGCTGAAACCTCTTGCTGGTGCTCCAGAAGACAGCCGCTCTCTCCAGGAGCAGCTGttccaccatcaccaccaccaccaccaccttctaCCAAATCAGGGGCCCCTCCTTCCCTTGAAGGGCCGTGAGGAGGCTGTTGTCAACTGTGCCAACAACTTGCGCTACTTTGGCCCTGCAGCTGCCCTGCGTAGTCCTCAGACAGACCACCTGCAGCGCCTTGTTTCTGGCTCCAGTCCCGACCTCATTTCCACTGCTGTGGATGCGGACACTCGACAGCGGACTACAACCACCAGCTCCAATCCTGTCccgggtgctgctgctggttctcTGTGCCCCTGCTGCCAGGCACACCCCTTCCCTGGATGCCTACATTGTCAGGAGACCCCACCTGCACCCAACAACCCAGAGCTACCCCACTACTCGCTGCTCGGCACCCAAAAAGGAACCCAGGCTTCCTTAGTTGTGCCCAGTGAAGATCCAGCCTCGAAGGCTACAAAGAAGCTGGAGCCACAGGAGGCGTcccaacacacgcacaccctGCCCACTGCACTGCCACACATTCTAAGACCTCTCAGGAAG GGTGGTGATGAGTCATccgaagaggaggaaggagaggtgGATAGTGAAGTGGAGTTTCCAAGGAGACCGAG ACCTCATCGTTGTATGAGCAGCTTTCAGTCCTACTCCACCTTCAGCTCTGAGAACCTGTCGGTGTCTGATGGGGAGGAGGGAAATACGAGCGACCACTCCCACAGTGGGCCCCTGGAACGGATGAGTGCCAGTCAAGAAGAGCACCTGGACgagctgctgtcacacacaccaGACATCCCCATCGACATCTCCACCCAGTCAGACGGCCTCTCTGACAAGGAGTGCGCTGTCCGCAGGGTCAAGACCCAGATCTCTTTGGGAAAACTGTGCTCGGATGAACATAGTTATGAG AATCCGCTTCAGTTTGGAGACTCCGACTGTGATACGTCAGAAGCCGAGTGCTCCGATGCCACTATCAGAAATAACAAAGTGGGGCCTCCGTCTTCGTGGTGA
- the si:ch211-45c16.2 gene encoding mitogen-activated protein kinase kinase kinase 13 isoform X2: MHTHGTMGSSPEVLSWTSCPSLLVDLAPPTHLPVPLQTLQTPGQDEDSVLGGITPQNIALSVDSTRSEGGHFDNSVLQLQEHDHEEAGSPASCEHCGHGTGMEEHMGEGDCPSDHSGEGRQSHPQHPDDIKLHFQRAGPGSGGFLEGLFGCLRPVWNIIGKTYSTEYKLQQQDMWEVPFEEISELQWLGSGAQGAVFLGKFRSEEVAIKKVREQKETDIKHLRKLKHPNIISFKGVCTQAPCYCIIMEYCAQGQLYEVLRAGRKVTPRLLVDWASGIASGMNYLHLHKIIHRDLKSPNVLVTHCDTVKISDFGTSKELSDKSTKMSFAGTVAWMAPEVIRNEPVSEKVDIWSFGVVLWELLTGEIPYKDVDSSAIIWGVGSNSLHLPVPSTCPDGFKILMKQTWQGKPRNRPSFRQILLHLDIASSDILGAPQETYFKSQAEWREEVKKHFEKIKSEGTCIHRLDEELIRRRRDELRHALDIREHYERKLERANNLYMELSAIMLQLEVREKDLMKREQAVEKKYPGNYKRQLVRPIVRSNAVEKLIKKKGSISHKPGMPNTKRPDLLRSDGISSVDPLPSPSPLSASPKVSTPPGKSRYRSKPRHRRANSKGSHTEFPGVLKPLAGAPEDSRSLQEQLFHHHHHHHHLLPNQGPLLPLKGREEAVVNCANNLRYFGPAAALRSPQTDHLQRLVSGSSPDLISTAVDADTRQRTTTTSSNPVPGAAAGSLCPCCQAHPFPGCLHCQETPPAPNNPELPHYSLLGTQKGTQASLVVPSEDPASKATKKLEPQEASQHTHTLPTALPHILRPLRKGGDESSEEEEGEVDSEVEFPRRPRPHRCMSSFQSYSTFSSENLSVSDGEEGNTSDHSHSGPLERMSASQEEHLDELLSHTPDIPIDISTQSDGLSDKECAVRRVKTQISLGKLCSDEHSYENPLQFGDSDCDTSEAECSDATIRNNKVGPPSSW, from the exons ATGCACACGCACGGCACCATGGGAAGCTCCCCTGAGGTGCTGTCATGGACTTCCTGCCCCAGTCTGCTTGTGG ACCTGGCTCCTCCGACGCACTTGCCCGTTCCCCTGCAGACGCTGCAGACTCCTGGCCAGGATGAGGACTCCGTGCTGGGGGGCATTACCCCGCAAAACATAGCACTGAGTGTGGACTCTACACGGAGCGAGGGTGGGCACTTTGACAACAGTGTGCTCCAGCTGCAGGAGCATGACCACGAAGAAGCTGGCTCTCCGGCTTCCTGTGAGCACTGTGGGCATGGTACTGGGATGGAGGAGCACATGGGAGAAGGGGACTGTCCCTCGGACCACAGTGGCGAGGGGAGGCAGAGCCACCCACAGCACCCTGATGACATTAAGCTGCACTTCCAGAGAGCAGGACCTGGGTCCGGGGGCTTCTTAGAGGGGCTCTTCGGCTGTCTTCGGCCAGTCTGGAACATCATCGGGAAAACATACTCAACAGAATACAAGCTACAACAGCAAG ACATGTGGGAGGTACCGTTTGAGGAGATTTCGGAGCTACAGTGGCTCGGCAGTGGAGCGCAAGGAGCGGTCTTCTTGGGTAAATTCCGCTCTGAGGAGGTGGCAATCAAGAAGGTGCGCGAGCAGAAGGAGACTGACATTAAACACCTGCGAAAACTCAAGCATCCCAACATCATCAGCTTTaa GGGAGTGTGCACTCAGGCTCCGTGCTACTGCATCATCATGGAGTACTGTGCCCAGGGCCAGTTGTACGAGGTGCTGAGAGCAGGCAGGAAAGTGACTCCCAGGCTGTTGGTGGACTGGGCCTCAGGCATCGCCAGCGGCATGAACTACCTACACCTGCACAAGATCATCCACAGAGATCTTAAGTCTCCTAA TGTTTTAGTCACCCACTGCGACACTGTGAAAATCTCTGACTTTGGAACATCCAAAGAGCTCAGTGACAAAAGTACAAAGATGTCATTTGCGGGTACGGTGGCCTGGATGGCTCCGGAGGTGATCCGAAATGAGCCTGTGTCAGAGAAGGTGGACATTTG GTCATTTGGAGTTGTGTTGTGGGAACTGCTGACTGGTGAAATTCCCTACAAAGACGTGGACTCCTCTGCCATCATTTGGGGTGTTGGCAGCAACAGTCTTCACCTTCCTGTCCCCTCCACCTGCCCAGATGGTTTCAAAATCCTCATGAAACAAACATG GCAAGGCAAGCCCAGAAACAGGCCTTCATTTCGCCAGATTCTCCTTCACCTGGATATTGCCTCCTCTGATATCCTCGGAGCTCCTCAGGAGACCTACTTCAAGTCTCAG GCAGagtggagggaggaggtgaagaaacaTTTTGAGAAGATCAAGAGTGAAGGCACCTGCATCCACAGACTGGACGAGGAGCTGATTCGACGCAGGAGGGATGAACTCAG GCATGCACTGGACATCAGGGAGCACtatgagaggaaactggagagagCAAACAATCTTTACATGGAGCTCAGTGCCATCATGCTGCAGCTGGAGGTCCGGGAGAAAGATCTAATGAA GAGAGAGCAGGCTGTGGAGAAGAAATATCCCGGTAACTACAAGAGGCAATTGGTGCGACCTATCGTTAGGTCCAATGCTGTAGAGAAGCTCATCAAGAAGAAAGGAAGCATTTCCCACAAACCTGGGATGCCCAACACCAAAAG GCCAGACTTGCTTCGTTCTGATGGCATTTCCAGTGTTGAccctctcccctccccctcaCCACTGTCTGCCAGCCCAAAGGTCTCCACACCTCCTGGTAAATCTCGCTACCGTAGCAAGCCTCGTCATCGCCGCGCCAACAGCAAAGGAAGCCACACTGAGTTCCCTGGCGTGCTGAAACCTCTTGCTGGTGCTCCAGAAGACAGCCGCTCTCTCCAGGAGCAGCTGttccaccatcaccaccaccaccaccaccttctaCCAAATCAGGGGCCCCTCCTTCCCTTGAAGGGCCGTGAGGAGGCTGTTGTCAACTGTGCCAACAACTTGCGCTACTTTGGCCCTGCAGCTGCCCTGCGTAGTCCTCAGACAGACCACCTGCAGCGCCTTGTTTCTGGCTCCAGTCCCGACCTCATTTCCACTGCTGTGGATGCGGACACTCGACAGCGGACTACAACCACCAGCTCCAATCCTGTCccgggtgctgctgctggttctcTGTGCCCCTGCTGCCAGGCACACCCCTTCCCTGGATGCCTACATTGTCAGGAGACCCCACCTGCACCCAACAACCCAGAGCTACCCCACTACTCGCTGCTCGGCACCCAAAAAGGAACCCAGGCTTCCTTAGTTGTGCCCAGTGAAGATCCAGCCTCGAAGGCTACAAAGAAGCTGGAGCCACAGGAGGCGTcccaacacacgcacaccctGCCCACTGCACTGCCACACATTCTAAGACCTCTCAGGAAG GGTGGTGATGAGTCATccgaagaggaggaaggagaggtgGATAGTGAAGTGGAGTTTCCAAGGAGACCGAG ACCTCATCGTTGTATGAGCAGCTTTCAGTCCTACTCCACCTTCAGCTCTGAGAACCTGTCGGTGTCTGATGGGGAGGAGGGAAATACGAGCGACCACTCCCACAGTGGGCCCCTGGAACGGATGAGTGCCAGTCAAGAAGAGCACCTGGACgagctgctgtcacacacaccaGACATCCCCATCGACATCTCCACCCAGTCAGACGGCCTCTCTGACAAGGAGTGCGCTGTCCGCAGGGTCAAGACCCAGATCTCTTTGGGAAAACTGTGCTCGGATGAACATAGTTATGAG AATCCGCTTCAGTTTGGAGACTCCGACTGTGATACGTCAGAAGCCGAGTGCTCCGATGCCACTATCAGAAATAACAAAGTGGGGCCTCCGTCTTCGTGGTGA
- the pfkla gene encoding ATP-dependent 6-phosphofructokinase, liver type — protein MATVDLEKLKMTGAGKALAVLTSGGDAQGMNAAVRAVARMGIYVGAKVYLINEGYQGLVDGGENIKLAHWHSVTNIIQLGGTVIGSARCKVFTTREGRLAAAFNLVKKGITNLCVCGGDGSLTGANIFRNEWSGLLEELVAKGRITDVMAKEHDHLNIVGLVGSIDNDFCGTDMTIGADSALHRIMEIVDAIMTTAQSHQRTFVMEVMGRHCGYLALVSALASGADWLFIPEAPPHEGWEDQMCTRLENSRLKGSRLNIIIIAEGAIDRQGNPISATYVKDLVVNRLGYDTRLTVLGHVQRGGTPSAFDRILSTKQGVEAVVALLEASPDTPACVIGLSGNHAVRLPLMECVEMTKLVQKAMNEKRFEEAVKLRGGSFENNWNIYKLLAFQKPAQLKSNFTLAIMNVGAPAPGMNSAVRSAVRLALAHGHRVYGVQDGFQGLANESLFEMEWHKVAGWTGQGGSLLGTKRTLPDKHMEKIVATITKFNISALLVIGGFEGYKGVLQLYEAQNLYEKLCIPMCVIPATISNNVPGPDFSLGADTAVNAAMEGCDKIKQSASGTKRRVFVVETMGGYCGYLATSTAIAVGADAAYIFEDPFNIHDLKTNVEHLAEKMKKDVQRGLVLRNEKCHENYTTDFIHRLYSAEGKGIFDCRVNVLGHLQQGGAPSPFDRNYGTKLGVRAIQWISAKLKENFKEGRVFTNSPDTACVLSLKRKVISFVPIAELKAVTDFEHRMPKVQWWFSLRPMLKMLAKYQTSFCEYVPGEIEHVTRRSISIDAGF, from the exons ATGGCCACGGTGGACTTGGAGAAGCTGAAGATGACGGGAGCCGGGAAAGCCTTAGCGGTTCTGACCAGCGGCGGAGATGCACAAG GGATGAATGCAGCTGTCCGTGCTGTGGCACGGATGGGCATTTATGTGGGAGCCAAGGTCTATCTTATTAACGAG ggATACCAGGGCCTGGTGGATGGGGGAGAGAACATCAAACTGGCCCACTGGCACAGTGTGACCAACATCATCCAACTG GGTGGAACCGTGATTGGTAGCGCACGATGCAAAGTCTTCACGACGCGAGAGGGAAGACTTGCAGCAGCCTTCAACCTGGTAAAAAAAGGCATCACCAACCTGTGTGTTTGCGGTGGAGACGGCAGCCTCACCGGAGCCAACATCTTCCGCAATGAGTGGAGCGGTTTGTTGGAGGAGCTCGTAGCGAAag GACGCATCACAGACGTTATGGCCAAGGAGCACGACCACTTGAACATTGTGGGGCTCGTGGGCTCCATTGACAACGACTTCTGTGGCACTGACATGACCATCGGGGCGGACTCTGCGCTGCACCGCATCATGGAGATAGTGGATGCCATCATGACCACCGCACAGAG CCACCAGCGCACTTTTGTGATGGAAGTCATGGGTCGACACTGTGG GTATCTAGCCTTGGTGTCAGCTTTGGCGTCTGGGGCAGACTGGCTCTTTATTCCAGAGGCTCCTCCTCATGAAGGCTGGGAGGACCAAATGTGTACCCGTCTGGAGAAT AGCCGTTTAAAGGGATCAAGGCTCAACATTATAATCATCGCAGAAGGAGCCATCGACAGACAAGGAAACCCCATCTCAGCGACATATGTGAAAGAT CTGGTGGTGAATCGACTGGGTTATGACACCAGACTGACCGTACTCGGCCATGTTCAGCGAGGTGGAACTCCCTCAGCGTTTGACAGAATTCTG AGCACCAAGCAGGGTGTGGAGGCAGTGGTTGCCTTATTAGAGGCCTCTCCTGACACGCCGGCCTGTGTCATTGGCCTGTCGGGTAACCATGCTGTTCGTCTTCCTCTAATGGAATGTGTGGAGATG ACAAAGCTGGTACAGAAGGCCATGAATGAGAAGAGGTTTGAAGAAGCTGTGAAACTGCGCGGAGG GAGTTTTGAGAACAATTGGAACATCTACAAACTTCTTGCCTTCCAAAAACCTGCCCAGTTGAAG AGCAATTTCACTTTGGCTATCATGAATGTGGGTGCTCCTGCTCCAGGGATGAATTCGGCAGTGAGATCAGCTGTAAGATTAGCGCTGGCCCATGGACACAGGGTCTATGGGGTCCAAGATGGATTTCAAGGACTTGCCAATGAATCA CTTTTTGAGATGGAATGGCACAAAGTGGCGGGATGGACAGGCCAAGGTGGCTCCCTGCTAGGAACCAAAAG GACTCTTCCAGAcaagcacatggagaagattgTGGCAACCATTACCAAGTTTAACATCTCAGCTCTGCTTGTAATCGGAGGGTTTGAG GGCTACAAAGGTGTGCTGCAGCTGTATGAAGCTCAGAATCTCTATGAGAAGCTCTGCATCCCCATGTGTGTGATCCCTGCCACCATCAGCAACAATGTGCCCGGACCTGACTTCAGCCTGGGAGCAGACACTGCAGTCAACGCTGCCATGGAG GGCTGTGACAAGATCAAGCAGTCTGCCAGTGGGACCAAGAGAAGAGTGTTTGTGGTGGAGACCATGGGTGGATACTGTGGCTATCTCGCAACCTCGACGGCCATAGCTGTGGGTGCTGATGCAGCCTACATCTTTGAGGACCCCTTCAATATCCACGACCTGAAG ACCAATGTGGAACATTTAGCTGAAAAGATGAAGAAGGATGTCCAGCGGGGCCTAGTACTGAG GAATGAGAAATGCCATGAAAACTACACCACAGACTTCATTCATAGGCTGTATTCAGCTGAGGGGAAGGGCATCTTCGACTGCAGAGTCAATGTGTTGGGACACCTTCAGCAG GGAGGGGCACCTTCTCCGTTTGACAGGAATTATGGTACAAAGTTGGGTGTGAGGGCAATCCAGTGGATTTCAGCGAAACTGAAAGAAAACTTCAAAGAAG GCCGAGTGTTCACCAACTCACCAGATACAGCCTGTGTGCTCAGCCTCAAAAGGAAGGTCATCTCATTCGTCCCTATTGCTGAACTGAAGGCCGTGACTGATTTCGA GCACCGGATGCCCAAGGTCCAGTGGTGGTTCAGTCTGCGACCCATGCTCAAAATGTTGGCCAAGTACCAAACCAGCTTCTGTGAATATGTCCCAGGAGAGATCGAACATGTGACTCGACGCTCCATCAGCATCGATGCTGGCTTCTAA
- the LOC131445145 gene encoding FK506-binding protein 5 isoform X1 yields MDEEVPLSSIDSLLCHFGLQIRQLSQKKNEYNQQIEVCRAHIAECRSRIETLNKNIKELEEKIGVKQSSVKHNKDVAKSLKVTNSRLLQYEKMLKTELERRKASFNDDKEVFEERIAGYRKIFQSHKEHYCKNPLAQKLLGLQAENEEIECRIKACDDQVTMKQKELHHLTDLAATPNSSEKLPDSVCVELPIQELQEKPDPQIEDSDSAIDIECLHLKQTQTKESVEASAEDIQAEHQGQDTTTCSPEPQERSRELRSLEEQTEENLPNAMHIDEKEKETQLQDKVLEQQTNVSEMEEAVEVGDEDQPSREKDNKRHADFSQSPATAPSTPSFSFTYSPTRSPHTATSETKSPALLFSVNSDPITPCFSGFGFDMGPSQVEDTSFTFTNSLFNEKNTTEPKSSRTPEFLFGQSEQGEDFQFAFNFMSPQASSKDKNKDDFPFSFNF; encoded by the exons ATGGACGAAGAGGTTCCCCTGAGCAGCATTGACAGTCTTCTCTGTCattttg gtcTTCAAATTCGGCAGCTTTCTCAAAAGAAGAATGAATACAACCAACAAATTGAAG TGTGCAGAGCTCACATTGCTGAGTGTCGGTCTCGCATTGAAACCctcaataaaaatatcaaagaaCTTGAGGAGAAAATCGGGGTGAAGCAGAGCTCTGTGAAACATAATAAAGATGTTGCAAAAAG CTTGAAGGTGACTAACAGCCGGCTCCTCCAGTATGAGAAGATGCTGAAAACAGAACTTGAGCGAAGAAAAGCCAGCTTCAATGATGACAA GGAAGTCTTTGAAGAGAGGATTGCAGGCTACAGAAAGATATTCCAGTCACACAAAGAACATTATTGCAAAAACCCTCTGGCTCAAAAGCTGCTTGGGCTGCAGGCTGAAAATGAGGAGATAGAGTGTAGGATCAAAGCTTGTGATGATCAAGTTACGATGAAACAGAAAGAGCTCCACCATCTCACTG ATCTAGCAGCCACTCCTAATTCCAGTGAGAAATTACCGGACAG TGTATGTGTTGAACTGCCCATACAAGAGCTACAGGAAAAACCAGATCCTCAGATAGAGGACAGTGATTCTGCCATTGACATTGAATGTCTTCATCTCAAGCAAACACAG ACTAAAGAATCTGTAGAAGCAAGTGCTGAAGATATTCAGGCAGAACACCAGGGCCAGGACACAACCACCTGCAGCCCCGAGCCACAAGAACGAAGCAGAGAGTTGAGGTCACTTGAAGAGCAGACTG AGGAAAATTTGCCAAATGCGATGCACATCGAtgagaaggaaaaggaaacGCAACTACAGGACAAAGTCTTg GAACAGCAGACTAATGTGTCGGAGATGGAAGAGGCAGTGGAGGTTGGAGATGAAGATCAACCCTCAAGAGAGAAGGACAACAAGAGACACGCTGATTTTTCTCAGTCGCCAGCCACTGCACCTTCCACCCCTTCGTTTTCATTCAC TTACAGTCCAACCAGGTCCCCACACACAGCAACATCCGAGACCAAATCTCCAGCTCTCCTGTTCTCTGTCAACTCTGACCCGATCACCCCATGCTTCTCTGGATTTGGGTTTGACATGGGCCCGTCACAGGTTGAg GACACGTCTTTTACTTTCACCAACTCTTTGTTCAATGAGAAG AACACTACAGAACCAAAGTCTTCACGTA CCCCCGAGTTTCTGTTTGGCCAGTCAGAACAAGGAGAAGACTTTCAGTTTGCCTTCAACTTCATGAGTCCTCAGGCATCTagcaaagataaaaataaagacgattttccattttcattcaACTTTTGA
- the LOC131445145 gene encoding uncharacterized protein LOC131445145 isoform X2 — translation MDEEVPLSSIDSLLCHFGLQIRQLSQKKNEYNQQIEVCRAHIAECRSRIETLNKNIKELEEKIGVKQSSVKHNKDVAKSLKVTNSRLLQYEKMLKTELERRKASFNDDKEVFEERIAGYRKIFQSHKEHYCKNPLAQKLLGLQAENEEIECRIKACDDQVTMKQKELHHLTDLAATPNSSEKLPDSVCVELPIQELQEKPDPQIEDSDSAIDIECLHLKQTQTKESVEASAEDIQAEHQGQDTTTCSPEPQERSRELRSLEEQTEENLPNAMHIDEKEKETQLQDKVLQTNVSEMEEAVEVGDEDQPSREKDNKRHADFSQSPATAPSTPSFSFTYSPTRSPHTATSETKSPALLFSVNSDPITPCFSGFGFDMGPSQVEDTSFTFTNSLFNEKNTTEPKSSRTPEFLFGQSEQGEDFQFAFNFMSPQASSKDKNKDDFPFSFNF, via the exons ATGGACGAAGAGGTTCCCCTGAGCAGCATTGACAGTCTTCTCTGTCattttg gtcTTCAAATTCGGCAGCTTTCTCAAAAGAAGAATGAATACAACCAACAAATTGAAG TGTGCAGAGCTCACATTGCTGAGTGTCGGTCTCGCATTGAAACCctcaataaaaatatcaaagaaCTTGAGGAGAAAATCGGGGTGAAGCAGAGCTCTGTGAAACATAATAAAGATGTTGCAAAAAG CTTGAAGGTGACTAACAGCCGGCTCCTCCAGTATGAGAAGATGCTGAAAACAGAACTTGAGCGAAGAAAAGCCAGCTTCAATGATGACAA GGAAGTCTTTGAAGAGAGGATTGCAGGCTACAGAAAGATATTCCAGTCACACAAAGAACATTATTGCAAAAACCCTCTGGCTCAAAAGCTGCTTGGGCTGCAGGCTGAAAATGAGGAGATAGAGTGTAGGATCAAAGCTTGTGATGATCAAGTTACGATGAAACAGAAAGAGCTCCACCATCTCACTG ATCTAGCAGCCACTCCTAATTCCAGTGAGAAATTACCGGACAG TGTATGTGTTGAACTGCCCATACAAGAGCTACAGGAAAAACCAGATCCTCAGATAGAGGACAGTGATTCTGCCATTGACATTGAATGTCTTCATCTCAAGCAAACACAG ACTAAAGAATCTGTAGAAGCAAGTGCTGAAGATATTCAGGCAGAACACCAGGGCCAGGACACAACCACCTGCAGCCCCGAGCCACAAGAACGAAGCAGAGAGTTGAGGTCACTTGAAGAGCAGACTG AGGAAAATTTGCCAAATGCGATGCACATCGAtgagaaggaaaaggaaacGCAACTACAGGACAAAGTCTTg CAGACTAATGTGTCGGAGATGGAAGAGGCAGTGGAGGTTGGAGATGAAGATCAACCCTCAAGAGAGAAGGACAACAAGAGACACGCTGATTTTTCTCAGTCGCCAGCCACTGCACCTTCCACCCCTTCGTTTTCATTCAC TTACAGTCCAACCAGGTCCCCACACACAGCAACATCCGAGACCAAATCTCCAGCTCTCCTGTTCTCTGTCAACTCTGACCCGATCACCCCATGCTTCTCTGGATTTGGGTTTGACATGGGCCCGTCACAGGTTGAg GACACGTCTTTTACTTTCACCAACTCTTTGTTCAATGAGAAG AACACTACAGAACCAAAGTCTTCACGTA CCCCCGAGTTTCTGTTTGGCCAGTCAGAACAAGGAGAAGACTTTCAGTTTGCCTTCAACTTCATGAGTCCTCAGGCATCTagcaaagataaaaataaagacgattttccattttcattcaACTTTTGA